In Deltaproteobacteria bacterium, the sequence CCCTTATGAGTTCAACCATATTGGAAACAAATCTATCAGGCATCCTTCTGAGTATTCCATATGCTATACAATACAAGACAGATATACAAATACTTTCCGGCGGCATGCGCAAAAGAGTGGCCTTTATAATTTTATCAGCCACCCTGTCATATCTTGGAACAAACCATGAGCCGTCTCCGCTCATATGTCCAAGATGAACCGTCATCAAATGTACACGTTTATGCCAGAGAAGTCTTAAAGAACGAAGCGCCATATCTAAATAAGCTTTTGAAGCAGGATAGGCAACCTTATTCCCCTTCGATGGAGGAAGCCATGCGCTTATTGATGAGATTCCTACCAGCATACCGCCACATGATATCAAATAATCTTCAAATACCTCCAGTGTATGGACAAATCCATCAATACCTGTACGATTTACCTTTGTAAATATATCAAACATTAATTTGCCGTCATTGCCTACATCTGAATCAATGACTGCCGCGTTAAAAATAACACAGACAGGTTTGTCTTCGCACATACCAATTATTGACCGCATAATATTTACAGACGACGATTCCCCTATGTCTGCCTGTATATATTTAAATCGTCCGGTTTGCCGCCATGTTAAAATATCATTTATAGCATTTTCCGATGTTCTTCCAATCCCAACTACTCTCAAGCCATTCTTTAAACAACTGTTTACCAACGAGGCTCCAAGTCCACGTGAGGCACCCACAATTATATAAAACATGTCTTGCATACAGTTTTAATATATCAATATTGAAAAGGAATTGCTGCCGGAGGTTTTTACTATCTTTTAATTTTTAAGGCGTCAATTATATGTATGGTTGCCATACTCAGGATATTGTTAAGATTTAAATCCATTACCGCATTATGCTCAATATTTGCAAGAAAGCAGCACGCCTCACAATCCTTATTTTCCTTACATTTATTCAGCGCCCCTTTCAAACCCAGGTTTTTAATGTTGGGGGCATCCTGGTCGTTATGTGCCCAACAGGTAACTACCCTGCCATCAGCATCAATCTGGTATTTCAGTTTACCATGATAACAGGAAAAGAGCCCCAGCCCTTTTGTATAATCTCTGTCCTCGCTCGTAAAATATCTTATGTCGTATGAAGCAGGCCAATGTATTGCGCTTTTTAAAACAGTATCGGCATAATAAATCGGGTATCCCTGTTTTTTAAGATCGTATATTTTTTTAACCGTACTTCTTATCTCTTTATCAGTCATTCTAATCTCATTGTTTAAATCAGTATAGTTATAGAGTATGCTGTATTGAACCCTGAAATCCATCTCTTTTCCAAGCCTTGCCAAATATTCCATATTATTTATATTATCTTTTGTAAGAGTAGCTGAAACTACCATCGGTATTTTATATTTTTTACCAATCTCAATTGCCGCTATCGCTTTTTTATAACTGCCCTTACCTCTGTGTTTATCATTACTTTCCTCTCTGCCATCCATACTTATACACAGATTGTCTAAACTCTTTAACTCATTTATCCTCTTAGGAACGAGGGTTCCGTTACTATTTAAACTCACATAAAATCCTTTAAGTTTTGCATAATTTAATATCTCGCCGAAATCCTTACGGAGAAGTGATTCACCGCCATGCAGGGTTAATATCCTGGTCCCCATTCCTTTTAATTCATCAATAATCTCAAGTAGTTGCCTAGTGGTAAAATCAGGAATACCTTTACGGTTGCCATAATCTCCATAACAATAATCACATTTAAAATCACATGAATTGTTGGTCACCAGAACAACAAACAATGGCTTATCTACCTTAAAAAGACGACAATAAGCAAGGCTTGTTAAAAACCGCATCCTGTTAAATGCTGATTTAATCGGCGTATTCTTATAACGTGGCAGCTTGGACAAGTATTCTAAAATGCCTTCATCGTTCTCAAAACCATCCCATTTCATAGTATCTCCTAAATCTAACACCCGATAATCAGTACTACTATTGACA encodes:
- a CDS encoding SDR family oxidoreductase produces the protein MFYIIVGASRGLGASLVNSCLKNGLRVVGIGRTSENAINDILTWRQTGRFKYIQADIGESSSVNIMRSIIGMCEDKPVCVIFNAAVIDSDVGNDGKLMFDIFTKVNRTGIDGFVHTLEVFEDYLISCGGMLVGISSISAWLPPSKGNKVAYPASKAYLDMALRSLRLLWHKRVHLMTVHLGHMSGDGSWFVPRYDRVADKIIKATLLRMPPESICISVLYCIAYGILRRMPDRFVSNMVELIRGLSK
- a CDS encoding radical SAM protein, whose product is MKWDGFENDEGILEYLSKLPRYKNTPIKSAFNRMRFLTSLAYCRLFKVDKPLFVVLVTNNSCDFKCDYCYGDYGNRKGIPDFTTRQLLEIIDELKGMGTRILTLHGGESLLRKDFGEILNYAKLKGFYVSLNSNGTLVPKRINELKSLDNLCISMDGREESNDKHRGKGSYKKAIAAIEIGKKYKIPMVVSATLTKDNINNMEYLARLGKEMDFRVQYSILYNYTDLNNEIRMTDKEIRSTVKKIYDLKKQGYPIYYADTVLKSAIHWPASYDIRYFTSEDRDYTKGLGLFSCYHGKLKYQIDADGRVVTCWAHNDQDAPNIKNLGLKGALNKCKENKDCEACCFLANIEHNAVMDLNLNNILSMATIHIIDALKIKR